One genomic window of Struthio camelus isolate bStrCam1 chromosome 1, bStrCam1.hap1, whole genome shotgun sequence includes the following:
- the AMELX gene encoding LOW QUALITY PROTEIN: amelogenin, X isoform (The sequence of the model RefSeq protein was modified relative to this genomic sequence to represent the inferred CDS: inserted 1 base in 1 codon; substituted 3 bases at 3 genomic stop codons), translating to PLKLHQSLMRPQYQSCGYDSMGGWLQHQPMLAVAQQQPQIQSLPPPHQIPFVSPQHLPMQIPMLYPILQLAXHQPNLQMPAQDPAQPPAGKXPTXAQLQRPGNPSXPVQPQQPVYPNASVQPQQLGNPTSPRTLCKRPALLPDLPLDRRQSADTTKQEEITGKLRPSQSLRSESMLVKPTDLSVSPSCQG from the exons CCTTTGAAATTGCACCAGAGTCTAATGAGACCCCAATACCA GTCCTGTGGCTATGATTCAATGGGAGGCTGGCTACAACATCAACCAATGTTAGCAgtagcccagcagcagccacaaaTCCAGAGCCTACCACCTCCCCACCAGATACCCTTTGTATCACCCCAGCACCTGCCGATGCAAATTCCCATGCTGTATCCAATTTTACAGTTAGCATAGCACCAACCAAACCTGCAAATGCCAGCTCAAGACCCTGCACAACCGCCAGCAGGTAAATAACCAA AGGCACAGCTTCAGCGTCCTGGAAATCCCAGCTGACCagtgcagccccagcagccagtgTACCCTAATGCATCAGtgcagccccagcagctgggCAATCCGACCAGCCCACGTACCCTATGCAAACGCCCCGCTCTTCTGCCAGACTTGCCTCTGGATCGGCGGCAATCAGCTGACACGacaaagcaagaggaaataaCAGGAAAGCTTCGCCCCTCACAGTCATTACGATCAGAGAGCATGCTAGTTAAACCAACAGATCTCTCTGTGTCACCCTCCTGTCAG ggtTAA